In Aegilops tauschii subsp. strangulata cultivar AL8/78 chromosome 3, Aet v6.0, whole genome shotgun sequence, one genomic interval encodes:
- the LOC141020805 gene encoding protein STRICTOSIDINE SYNTHASE-LIKE 10-like, producing the protein MDLAQQLNVLSPLSKMTIKHRACISADDVIIFIKPLLLDINAVSQIMDLFGKATGLCTNMAKSKILPIRCDGIDLTSLQVAIGCQIASFPCPYSGMPLLDKRLKLTDVQELLDKRGRAVSSLDLSIKPSHPAQVLINQESKSQGDNQQIDNNMGCSMSRLLKTTVTLIILVLLLMPGALAATSFDASRSQQLPLPRGTVHGPESVAFDGQGQGPYSGVSDGRILKWNGEKLGWTTYAYGPGYDSRTCTPSKFSPETETARESRCGRPLGLRFNQKSGDLYVADAYKGLMRVAPGGGEATVLVNQVDGFPLRFTNGVDVDQVTGQVYFTDSSMNYQRSQHEMVTRTGDSTGRLMRYDPRTSDVTVLQAGMTYPNGVALSADRTHLVVASTGPCKLLRHWIKGVNAGTSEPFADLPGYPDNVRPDTKGGYWVALHREKNELPFGRDSHRLAVRVGNDGKIVEEMRGPKKVRPTEIMERANGKIYLGSVELPYVGVVKRK; encoded by the exons ATGGACCTCGCTCAGCAGCTCAACGTCCTCTCGCCCCTCAGCAAGATGACCATCAAGCATAGGGCCTGCATTTCCGCAGACGATgttatcatcttcatcaaacctTTATTGCTGGACATCAATGCTGTTTCGCAGATCATGGATCTCTTTGGTAAAGCTACAGGCCTATGCACCAATATGGCCAAAAGTAAAATTCTTCCAATCAGATGTGATGGTATTGATCTCACCTCTCTGCAAGTTGCTATTGGTTGTCAGATTGCTAGCTTCCCTTGTCCTTATTCGGGGATGCCCCTCTTGGATAAGCGTCTGAAATTGACTGATGTCCAAGAGCTCCTGGATAA GCGGGGAAGAGCAGTCTCCAGCTTGGATCTCTCCATCAAACCAAGCCATCCAGCGCAGGTGCTTATTAACCAAGAGTCCAAGAGCCAAGGAGACAACCAGCAGATCGACAACAACATGGGGTGCAGCATGAGCCGCCTCCTCAAGACCACCGTCACGCTGATCATCCTCGTCCTTCTCCTCATGCCCGGGGCCTTAGCCGCCACTAGCTTCGATGCCTCACGAAGCCAACAGCTGCCGCTGCCGCGAGGGACGGTCCACGGGCCGGAGAGCGTCGCCTTCGACGGTCAAGGCCAGGGCCCCTACAGCGGCGTCTCTGACGGCCGGATCCTCAAGTGGAACGGCGAAAAGCTAGGATGGACTACCTATGCATATGGACCCGGCTACGATAGCAGGACGTGCACGCCGTCCAAGTTCAGCCCGGAGACTGAGACTGCCAGGGAGAGCCGCTGCGGCCGTCCGCTCGGCCTACGGTTCAACCAGAAATCGGGTGACCTCTACGTGGCCGACGCATACAAGGGGCTGATGCGGGTTgcgccgggcggcggggaggCCACCGTGTTGGTCAACCAGGTTGACGGTTTTCCTCTGCGCTTCACCAACGGTGTTGACGTCGATCAAGTTACGGGTCAGGTCTACTTCACCGACAGCTCGATGAACTATCAAAGGTCGCAGCATGAGATGGTCACTCGCACCGGGGACTCGACGGGCCGCCTCATGAGGTACGACCCACGGACATCCGATGTCACGGTGCTCCAGGCGGGCATGACGTACCCCAACGGCGTCGCGCTCAGCGCCGACCGCACTCACCTCGTGGTCGCATCTACCGGACCATGCAAGCTGCTGAGGCATTGGATCAAAGGGGTCAACGCAGGCACATCGGAGCCTTTTGCCGACCTGCCCGGCTATCCAGATAACGTGAGGCCCGACACCAAAGGAGGCTATTGGGTGGCGTTACACCGCGAGAAGAATGAGTTACCCTTTGGTCGTGATAGTCATCGTCTCGCTGTCAGGGTCGGTAACGATGGGAAGATAGTCGAGGAGATGAGAGGGCCAAAGAAGGTGAGGCCCACCGAGATTATGGAGAGAGCAAATGGCAAAATCTACTTGGGTTCGGTAGAGCTTCCTTATGTCGGCGTTGTTAAGCGCAAGTAG
- the LOC141021080 gene encoding protein STRICTOSIDINE SYNTHASE-LIKE 10-like, which translates to MNYQRSQHEMVTRTGDSTGRLMRYDPRTSDVTVLQAGMTYPNGVALSADRTHLVVASTGPCKLLRHWIKGVNAGTSEPFADLPGYPDNVRPDTKGGYWVALHREKNELPFGRDSHRLAVRVGNDGKIVEEMRGPKKVRPTEIMERANGKIYLGSVELPYVGVVKRK; encoded by the coding sequence ATGAACTATCAAAGGTCGCAGCATGAGATGGTCACTCGCACCGGGGACTCGACGGGCCGCCTCATGAGGTACGACCCACGGACATCCGATGTCACGGTGCTCCAGGCGGGCATGACGTACCCCAACGGCGTCGCGCTCAGCGCCGACCGCACTCACCTCGTGGTCGCATCTACCGGACCATGCAAGCTGCTGAGGCATTGGATCAAAGGGGTCAACGCAGGCACATCGGAGCCTTTTGCCGACCTGCCCGGCTATCCAGATAACGTGAGGCCCGACACCAAAGGAGGCTATTGGGTGGCGTTACACCGCGAGAAGAATGAGTTACCCTTTGGTCGTGATAGTCATCGTCTCGCTGTCAGGGTCGGTAACGATGGGAAGATAGTCGAGGAGATGAGAGGGCCAAAGAAGGTGAGGCCCACCGAGATTATGGAGAGAGCAAATGGCAAAATCTACTTGGGTTCGGTAGAGCTTCCTTATGTCGGCGTTGTTAAGCGCAAGTAG